The window AGCTCGGATGAAATCATGACAACTGATTTCCCCTGTGCGGCCATGTCATTCATAATGCAATAAATTTCATACTTCGCTCCCACATCGATCCCGCGGGTCGGCTCATCCAGAATCAGGACATCCGGGTCCGCAAACATCCACTTTGAAAGCAGGACCTTCTGCTGATTGCCGCCCGAAAGATTGCCGACAAGCTGCTGCACGGTCGGCGTCTTGATGTTAAGAGCGGCCCTGCATTTTTCAGCGACATGGTTTTCCATGCCGACGTCGATAATCCCCCGTTTATCACAGACCTTCTGCAACCGAGCCATCGTGGTGTTCTTTGCGATCGTGTCAATCAGAACCAGGCCGTTTGTCTTACGGTCCTCGGTCACATAGGCGAGTCCGTGCTCAATGGCTTCTCTTTCGGTTTTTAGGTGAACTTCTTTCTCGTTTAAAAACTCCTGTCCGGAAATGCCGCTGCCGTAGCTTTTTCCGAACAGGGATTTCGCCAGTTCGGTACGCCCCGCGCCCTGCAGGCCGGAAAAACCGACGATTTCTCCCTTATGTACATGAAAACTGACGTTGTTTACCACGCGTTTTTCTGTGTAAACCGGGTGATAGACGTTCCAGTCTTTTACTTCCATACCGATTTCCGGACTGACCTTATGTTCTCTGGAGGGAAAACGGTTGGTCAGTTCGCGGCCGACCATCCCCCGGATGATACGGCTCTCGTCAATATTATGACTTTCATTCCCGATTGTCTCGATCGTCGCGCCGTCGCGCAGAACCGTGATCCTGTCGGCCACGTAGGCGACCTCCGACAATTTATGGGAAATAATGATAGAAGTCATTCCCTGCTTTTTAAACTGCAGCAGCATGTCTAAAAGCATCTTCGACTCTTCTTCATTCAGAGAAGAGGTCGGTTCGTCCAAAATAAGCAGCTTCACATTTTTGGAAAGCGCCTTCGCGATTTCGACCAGCTGCTGTTTTCCTGTTCCGATATCCTTAATCAGCGTCGTCGCCTTTTCCTGCAGGCCCACTTCTTTCAGATGCTTATCCGCCTGATTATAGGTTTCGTGCCAATCGATGCCAAGATTCCCCTTGCGTTCATTTCCAAGAAACATGTTTTCGCCAATGGAAAGCTCCGGAATCAGAGCCAGCTCCTGATGAATAATGACAATCCCCAGCTTTTCGCTGTCGTGAATGCGTTTAAACTGGCATTCCTCCCCATTGAAGAGGATCGCACCCTCATACTCCCCATAGGGAATGGTTCCGCTTAAAACATTCATCAGGGTTGATTTTCCGGCGCCGTTTTCCCCAACCACCGCGTGAATTTCTCCGCGCTGCACTTCCAGATTTACATCATCCAGTGCTTTTACGCCGGGGTACAGTTTCGTGATGTTTTTCATCCATAAAATATTGTCCGGCATGCTGATGCCCCCTGAAACGAGTATTTTTTAATGTTTGATCAATGAAAGGATGGACGGGGCTAAACAAGCCCCGTCCGAAGCAGCCATCAATTACTTCTTTGCTTTTGGATATTTACCGTCCATAGTGTAGTATCCCGTGTCAACCAGTTCTTTCTGAAGATTGTCTTTCGTAACAACGGTAGGCACAAGCAGGAAGGAAGGAACAATTCCCTTTTTATTGTCGTAAGCTTTTGTATCATAAGAGCAGTCGAACTTCCAGCCGGCGGACTGAATCAACTGGCCGTCCGGCTTTTCGCCGTTCAGGATCGCCATGCCGAGATCAAGCGTAACGACCGCTTCGTTCGCAACTGCCTTATAAACGGTCATAGACTGCTTGCCGTCCAGAATATTTGCGAGGTTTGCCTCATCGCCGTCCTGCCCCGTGATAATCGGAGTATTGTTGCCCTTATAATCGGATTCGATCGCCTGGGTAACACCAAGCGCCGTGGAGTCGTTGGAGCAAAGGGCGACATCCAGCTGCGTTTTGCCGTCCGAATAATAGGAAGCCAGAATGTTCTGCATACGGTTCATGGCATTCTTGGTATCCCAGGACGCGGTGGCGACCTGCTGGAACGTCTTCTGGCCGGACGGGATTTTCAGAATACCGTCATCTATGTAGGACTTTAGGGTATCCACCGCACCGTTAAAGAAGAAAGTTGCATTGTTGTCGGCCGGGTCGCCCGCGGTGAATTCGATGTTATAGGTTTTGGATTTGTCGCCCTGCTTCAGACCAAGCTTGTCGATTACAAACTGACCCTGCAGCTGGCCTACCTTGTAGTTATCGAACGATACGTAGTAGGCGATCGCATCCGTGTTCATAATCAGCCGGTCATAGGAGATAACAGGAATGTTTGCGCTCTTCGCGGTGTTCAAAACGTTGGAAAGTGACTCGCCGTCAATCGCCGCCACAACCAGAAGGTTTACTTTGTCGGCGATCAGATTCTCAATATCCTTGACCTGCTGATCAATTTTGTTGTCCGAATAGGTAAGCTTTACATCGCAGCCCTTGCCCTTAAACTGCTGTTCCAGATAAGAACCGTCCCTGTTCCAGCGCTCCAGAGACTTTGTGGGCATGGAAATGCCGATCAGCTTGCTGCCGCCCGTCGTTTCTCCGCTAGAGGTTTCCGCGGTGCTTGCCGTGGCAGGTGGTGCGCTTGACCCTTCTGAACCATTGCTGCAGGCCGCAAGTGACAGAACCATTGCACAGGCCAATACAGCCGCCAAAAACTTTTTCATAATACTTTTCCTCCTTACAAATAGCCTATTGCTTGTTAAGCAAATATCTTTTATAAATGATATTTACTTAAGTAGTTAAATCATATAGCTTTTTTCGAATGAAGTCAATAGTATTTTGTATATTTTTCACTTTTTAGAAATACTATCCAATATTATTTTGTGATTTTTATACATTAAGCACGAATCAAATGTTTTCAATATACTCTTTAATATAATGCCAGGCTACGCCCATCATATCAGCTCTGCGCGGATAACGGCACAGTCTGACATAATCCGCGTTATCTTCAAACGTATTTCTTTGGGCGACAATGCTTCTTAGCTGCGGCATATACGGTTCCAGATATTGGGCGAGTAATCCGCCCAATATCACGTCGCAGTCCAGCGCCATACGGATATTGTTAATTCCAGTGGAAAGATGTTCCAGAAAGTCTTGCCAAAGCGCCCGGTAATCCGGATTTCCCTTTTCAAGATCTTCGAAAAATTCCTCAACCGTTATTCTGAGCTTCGCGCTGATCCGAAGAGCCGAGCAGTAGGCCTCCAGGCATCCCCTTTTCCCGCAGTTGCAGGGAAGTCCTCCCGGCTCCACACACATGTGGCCGAATTCCCCGCTCCTCTTGTTTTTTCCGGAATACGGTGCCCCGTTGATGAAGACTGCCCCGCCGACACCGTTTTCCAAATAAAGATAGGCGATATCGCTGCCCACAGCGTTACGCGATTCAAACCATTCGGCAAACCCGCCGCTGGTTCCGTCGTTTTCAATATGGGTCGGATAGGGGATCGGCTCCCGAATCGTACCCAGACTGATATCACGCATCTGCAGGGTCGGCGATAGTTTTACTTCGTCCTTTTCTTCATCCAGAACCGCCGGCAGCGTGATGCCGACGCCCAGCAGCCGGCTGCGGTCCAGCCGGTTCTTGTCTAAAAAGATTTCCAGTTCATCCCTGATCAGTCTGCCGATATCGCCTCCTTTTAACGATCCTATCTCGATTTTCTGATAGGCCAGTTCCCGCTGCTTTAAATCTGACGCGAGAAAGCGCAGTTTATCCGCGGTGATCGAGATCCCTATGGCAAACTTAACGTCGCTGACGACGGAATATCCGACCGGACGGCGCCCCCCCGTAGATTTTTGTACCTGTCCCACCCGTATTAATCCGCCGTTCAGCAGTTCTGTAATATTTTGGTGAACCGTCGGTAAGCTCAGGTTCAGCTGCTGTGCGATTTCCTGTTTGGCGGGCGGAGTTTCGGATTCATAAATAAAATTGTAAATGCTGTTGCGCGTGAGCCTGCGTCTTTCGGTGGCAGGCATTCTTAAATCTTTCATACTGTTTACTCTCCATCTTTTGCAAAAGTACTTTATATATTACACTATCTATTTGCTGATTTGTCAATCATTATTTGAATCAGAAAAATGCTTGACTATGAATCAAGAGGGCGCGGGTTCGAGTCCCTACGACGCACCGAAATAAACAGGACAAGGCAAAAGCCTTGTCCTGTTTGTTTCGTTTGTCACGAAGTGAGAATCCCGGGGCAGGCGGAGAGAAACGATCACAGACTGCCAGAAAGATGTGGATGTGGTGTATGGTCAAGGGTATCCTCACAAATCATAAGTAAAATAATGTGTTATTGATAATATTATTTTATTTTCATTATCAGTATTCAAGTGTTATAGTTATAGATAGTAAAAAGCTGATCGGGAAAAGAGCTGACGCCCCGGCCCCGCTTTTCAAGGATAATCGTTCGAAGAGAACTATTTGACTGTGATGTGACTTACCGGCAGACTCAGCCATAGCAAAATTTTGAATCATGAAATGAGGATATGTTTGGATGGAGAACAACAACGGAACAACGAAACAGGGTGTTTTGAAAAAACTGTTTTTTTCCACTCTGTATTTAAGCACTTTTACCTTCGGAGGGGGTTACGTCATCGTAACACTCCTAAAGAACAAGTTTGTCGATGAACTGCATTGGATCGACGAGGATGAAATGTTGGACCTGGTGGCAATCGCCCAGTCTTCCCCCGGAGCGATCGCGGTTAACGGGGCGATTGTCGTCGGATATAAACTGGCCGGTTTCCCGGGTATTCTGTTCTCAATCCTGGGGGCAGTCCTCCCGCCCTTGGTCATCTTGACGGTAATTTCCTATTGTTACGCCGCTTTTAAGGCGAATTTCTATATCCAAGCGCTTTTGAAAGGGATGCGTGCCGGCGTGGGTGCCGTGATCGTGTCCGTCGTGTATGATATGGGGAGCAATGTTGTCAAACAGAAGGATCCTCTTCTTCTGGCGGTGATGGCGGCGGCCTTTATCTCAAATTACTTTTTCGGTGTCAGTGTAATTTATATTATTCTGCTGGTGGCGGCCCTCGGTGCGGTCAGGATTCTCATCCGGGAATGCAGAAAGGATAAAACAAAATGATTTATGTAAAACTGTTCCTCGCATTTCTGCAGATCGGCGCTTTCAGCTTTGGCGGCGGGTACGCGGCGCTGCCGCTGATTCAGGCGCAAGTGGTCGACCAGTACCATTGGCTGACGATGTCCGATTATACCGACCTGATCACGATATCCCAGATGACCCCGGGCCCCATTGCAATCAACGCGGCGACCTTTGTGGGAAATCAGATTGCCGGCATTCCGGGGGCTTTGATTGCAACTCTGGGCTGCATCCTTCCATCCTGTATCTTTGTATCGGCTCTAGCATGGCTCTATACCAAATACCGGAAATTAAGCATAATGCAGGGCATTCTGGAATCCTTACGGCCGGCAGTCGTGGCTATGATTGCGACCGCCGGAGTTACCATTCTGCTGCCGGCTTTCTTTTTGAACGGAAGCATTTCCTTCCTTGCGGGCAATTTTCAGATCCGGCCCGTCCTTTATTTTGCCGGCGCGCTGTTCCTGCTGAGAAAGTTTAAAATGGACCCCGTCAAGGTGATGGTGCTCTGCGGGGTGGCGGAAGTGGGCTGGGAAAGCGCCGTAAAGTTTTTATAGCCGCAAAAAGGACAGAACGACATAACTTGAAGTGTTTTTTTTGGGACCAACCGGTCTTTGTGGGTTTTGTCATCACGATAATATCAATTTCTACATGAAAAGACAATTTAAAAAAATCCGCCCATTCTATAACCAACAAAAAAACAAATCAGTCCAAAAGCTGCCGACAACGCAATAAACAATATAGATTCCTTCACTGCATCATGTCGCATTAATTGAACGCTTTCAACTGCAAAAGTTGAAAAGGTGGTAAATGCACCGCAAAAGCCATCCCCTAAAAGCAGATATGGATTTCCGCTGACGCCTAATCCGCAAATGACTCCAAGAAGAAATGCGCCTGCTATATTGATAATAAATGTGCTGAGCGGAAAAGTATGATTCTTATGCTTCAAAAAAGCAATCCCTAAATGATAGCGGGCCATTGCGCCGCAGGCGCCGCCAATACTCAATAATGCAAGATCCATTAAGCACTCCTCCGTTCAATCTGTTTGGCTGCTCCAATGCCAAGCCATGCAGCGGCAAGGCCCAGCAGAATAGTAGCAGCAACGTAAACTGCCGAAGAAAAGGAGTCTCCGGAAAGACCCAACAAGACCGATTCTTTGCAAAGTGTGGAAAACGTGGTATATCCCCCCAACAAACCGGTGGTAAAGCCTAACCGTATCTCAGCGTTCACAGGGATCTTCTTTGCGAACAGGATAATTAAAAATCCCAATAAAAAACTCCCGCTCACATTAATAAGCATCGTAAGGATCGGACGGTAAACGTTATCAAATGGTAACGGGAGCTGATGGATCACATACCTTACTATTGTTCCGACAGCTCCTCCGATACCAACAGCTAAATTTTTTTTCATAATACCCCCATAAAATAGAAAATTGACTTTTGTAGTATGATTAGCTGAGGATAACACGAATCCTATAGATCCAATAAAAAAGCCAATGATTTCTTTGCCTTTCAACAAAGAAGTCATTAGCTAGCAATAGCAGTTTTGCATCATTACAAGGGAGAACTTCATTCCCGTATTTAATATATCATGCTATCACAATCTGTTAATGTAAATTTTAGCATTAACAAATGTTTAATGTTATTAACGCGTTCCGCCTGCCAGATCATTAAAAAAGCTGACTCAATCTCCGATATAGGTAAATCTATTTACAGTGCTGCCGTTGAGTTCGACAGTATCGTTCCACATAGAAGCTGGCCGTACCCATATACCTTTTTCACCATATAGCGCCTGATAGACGACCATTTTCTCCAGGGACTCTGAATGTTGAGCAATATATAATACTTGATATTCGTTTCCTTTAAAGTGAAGATATCGGCCTGTTTTAATTTCGTCTTTCATATGACAGTTCCTTTCATACCGCTCCGCATTCTAAAGGCTGTTCTTTGCCGAAATTCACAATAAACTCCTTTGTCTTTTCCGGGGTAAGCGGTTTGCTAAAGTAATACCCTTGAATGTTATCGCAATTCATATTGCTTAATATTTCTATTTGCTCTTTCGTTTCCACTCCTTCGGCGATCACTTTCATTCCCAAATTATGTGCCAAATTAATGATACCGTCAACCAATGCCTTATTATGTAAATCGTTGATATTGTCTATAAATACTTTATCTATTTTTATGAAATCAATGGGTAGGCTTACCAGATGAATCAGTGAGTTGTTGCCCGTTCCAAAATCATCAAGTGAGATTTCAATGCCAATATCTTTAAGACGGTTTAAGAAATGCTCAAGACGATTTTCATTCTCGACGATGGTTCGTTCCGTCAGCTCAAATTCAATCATGGTCGGTTCTATTTGCTTCTCTTTAATATGATCTATCGTATAGCCGATAATTGAATCGTCCTTCAAATCCTTTGATGAAATATTGATGGCAACCTTTATTTTTATTCCTTCGTTTTGCCACTTTTTTAATTGGTCAATCACATTTTTTATCACCCATTTTGTAATATCATTAATAATTCCCGCATCTTCTGCTATTTTAATAAATTCTCCCGGGCTCATTTTCCCTTTAGCGCCATTATTCCATCTCAACAGCGCTTCAACTCCGATGACTTCATTTCTCTGCAGATTTATTTTTGGCTGATACACGATGGTTAACTTATCATGTTTTACAGCATCATAGAGTAAAACGGCTGTGTCGTAATTTTCTTTAATTTTCTGTGCTATGGAATTTTCATAAATTGAAACGCCATTCTTGTCAAATGCGCCATGATCCAATGTTTTGCTTATTTTTTCAAATAGGTCATTTACTTCTTTGCCGTGTAACGGAAAATTTGCAATACCGCCCTTAATAACAAGCCCGACCGGTAACCCATCGACAAAAATTGGTTCATCAAAATTATTTAAAAATTTTTTTGCATTGGCGTAGGCATCTTCAATATTGCATTCGCGCATGATAACAATCATTTCATTTGTATACATCGAATATATATTGCCTCTTCCGAACAATCCTGACAAGCCTTCCAGGACCTCCATGGCCGATTTTTCTCCGATTTTATAATCTACATACCTGTTAACGTGGTCAAAATTTACAATTCTGAATGCAACCAGTGTGAACTTCATTTGTTTCTTAATCATTTCGTTTAAATCAAGTCTTAGCTTATTACTGTTTTGATACCCTGTAGTAATATGTTCGTATGATTTTTTGATTTGATTCTCTTTATCCATTTTAATGCGATCAAACGATAAACCAATAATTAGCCCAATAATAATGAAAAAAACAGTTCTAATAATCCAGCTGCTTGGATCTTGCCTCATACCTTCATATACACCGTCAGGCATTAATGGTCCTAAAGTAAGCCCTGACAATACAGCGGTTCCTACACTGCCCTTAATTCCCAGAAGAAACGCGGATAATATGATTGGAATATACATCATATGGCTATAAGACAATGAAGTCTCACCCGTTATATAAACGATATTATCTATTATGAATATTAATAATAAAATACTAAATATTTTTGGGATGAAATAAATTTTATATTTGTCTGATAATTGTTTATACATTTATTTGGCCTCCTAAGTAACCTCTCGCATCACCGGCGTATAGTTTGTCTAGTCCAGTTAAAAACTCTTTTAATTGATTTATTGCTTTGCAAACCGAAGTGTCGCGTCAGTCAATCCGAATCCAATGAATCATGAATTGACGAACTGGTTTTTCATTGTGAGGGTTATTGGGCCGACCAAAGACAGATAGCTAATTTTTTATGCAATCATCTCCTTTGTCAGTTGAAATATTTGCAGCGGCAGAAGTACACTGCATTATTCAATTAATCTTAGTATATTCGGATATGATATCATTTTCAATGAATAAAGTCGTATAAAGAAAAATTTACCGTTCGTGTGTGCGTTCATTTGTTGTCTCAAGCTGCGATTCTAAATAATTCTTCAAAAATTCAATTCAGCTTCACTATAAATACACATTAAATGCCTATACTAGAAACATCCCAAGCAAATCAAATCATTTCTGCCGGTCTTTGGCCGTGATATAATATCGGACCAAAGACCGCAAAATCAATTACAAGCTCCTCAGTTGAGGATTTTAATATCTTTTTCATATTTCTCTTCTTTCTTAAAATACCGTCCGTTTTACGGGCGGTATTTTTCATTTAATCGGTATGGCCGCGTTCTTCTGAAAAAACAACTTCTGGAAGCGGCAAAGATCGGTTTGAACTGAATCAGAAAGAATCAGCAGCACCTTTTTCGTACTTTTATGTGTAGAATCTGTTGCTTATGACACCAAAATTTTACAATTAAAATTTGACAGTATTTATGGTTATGTGATATTATAGAAGCATAAGAAACAATCTAAAAAAGTTACTAAGTTGTTACTTGTCGAATAAGGGGTTAAAAAGGAGAGCGCTTTAATGATTGAATACAAAAATGTCAATAAATCTTACGGAAAGCATAAAGTTGTTAAAAATTTAAATTTAAAAATACAGGACGGTGAATTTGTCGTACTGATCGGCCCTTCCGGCTGTGGAAAAACAACAACGCTGAAAATGCTGAACCGGCTGATTGAGATGGATTCCGGTACAATCAGTATCAATGATAAGAATATTATGGATATGAATCCTGAAAAACTGCGCAGCCATATTGGATATGTCATTCAGCAAATCGGGCTCTTCCCAAATATGACGGTGGAAGAAAATATTTGTGTTGTGCCCCGCTTGCTGAAATGGGACAAAGAGAAAAGCCATCAAAGGGCAAAGGAGCTTTTAGAGATGGTGGGCATGCCATATGAGGAATACGCCCATAAGTATCCGAATGAAATGAGCGGCGGGCAGCAGCAGCGCATCGGTGTACTCCGCGCGCTGGCGGCGGAGCCTCCCATTATATTAATGGATGAGCCTTTCGGTGCCTTGGACCCGATTACAAGGGATTCGCTTCAGGATGAGGTAAAGTCGCTTCAAATGCGGTTGGGCAAGACCGTTATTTTTGTGACCCACGACATGGACGAAGCCTTAAAAATGGCGGATACGGTCGTTTTTATGAACGACGGGCAAATTTTACAAATTGATTCCCCGGAGGGGATTCTGCGTGCGCCGGCAAATGATACCGTGCGGGAATTCATGGGCAAGCATGTTCACAATTTCTCACAGAATCAGATGGTTTGCTCGGATTTGATGAAAATCAATGTCGCAAAGGTAACACAGGACAAAAAGACGCTGGAATGCGTCGCCATTATGAGCCGCAGGGAGATTGATTCCCTTGTGGTGGTGGATAATGACGGACACTATACGGGAGTGCTTATGATTGAAACAATCAATGAGCGCGGAAAAGCCGGCGGTTCCATCAAAGATATGATTACTACCGATTTTCCGACGGTAGCGCTGGACTCCTCCGCGAAAACGGCGTTTGATATCATCAGCAGCCAAAAGGCGGAATATGTCGTTGTGCTGACCGAAGACAAAAAGGTGGCCGGCATTATTACCAAAACCAGCATGTCAAAGGCTTTGGCAAGCGTCGTGTGGGGTGATGCGCAATGAGTGATTTTTTCCAGCTGTACGGGGAAAAGCTGATTCATTCCATCATCGTTCATCTGGGCTACGTTTTGATTTCCGTGTCGATTGGTTTTGTCATTGCTTTATTTTTGGGAATCCTGCTTTCCAGAGTCCCGAGAATTTCAAAAATCGTCATCCCGATTCTTTCCGTGGTGCAGACGGTACCCGGCATTGTATTTATCGGAATTTTATTTCTGTACATTGGAATGGTACCCGCCACGGTGGTGATCGCACTCGCGATTTACGCGATTTTCCCTGTTTTAAAAAACACATACACCGGCCTTTTGGGCGTTTCAGAGGAATATAAGGAAGCGGCCAGGGGCTGCGGGATGACGTCGCTGCAGGCGCTGCTGCGGGTGGAGCTCCCTCTGGCGCTTCCCGCCATTATCGGCGGACTTAGGATGTCAACCATCTACATTGTAAGCTGGGCGGTGCTTGCATCCATGATCGGGCTGGGCGGCCTCGGCGATTTCATTTACATCGGCGTCAGCACGAATAACAACACGCTGATTATCGCAGGTGCAATTCCGGCCGCGATCCTCGCGGTGGGTCTGGGACTTCTGATTGATTTCTTTCAGAAGAAGGCCGTTCCCAAAGGGTTAAGGAGGGATGTCAAATGAGTATCAACATGATATTTGATCATCTTACCATCGTTTTAATATCTGTGCTTTTAACTGTTCTCATCGGCCTTCCGCTCGGTGTTCTCGCTTACATGAAGCAACGGGTTCGCGGGGTGGTTTTATGGACTGTGGATATTCTCCAGACGATCCCGGCGCTCGCGCTGCTGGGCATTATTATGGTCTTTCTCGGTGCGGGTAAGCCCACGGTAATCATCGGGCTTGTTCTGTATTCCCTTCTGCCGATTGTGCACAACACTTACCTCGGCCTGAGCGATATTGACCCGGCCGTCAAGGAAGCGGCCGACGGCATGGGGATGAGCCGGACTTACCGGCTGCTCCATGTGGAAATTCCCATCGCTTTCCCTGTTATTTTTACGGGTATCAGAATCGCGACCGTCACCTCAATCGGGGTTGCCGTCTTTGCGACTTTTGTGGGCGGCGGCGGACTGGGGTCCATCATCTACCGGGGAATTCACGTTCAGAACATGCAGCTGATTTTATCAGGAACGCTGTCTCTTATGGGAATGGCGGTGCTGTTTGACGGTGTGATGGCGTACATTGAAAAGCGGCTGTACCGCCGCAGAAAAATCATAAAAAGTGAAAACATTTGAAATAATAAGAAAATTGATAAAGAAAAGAGGGAGACGCAATGAAAAAAGTAATTGCCGGTTTGTTATGTCTGCTGATAGCGGTTTCCGCTGTCGGATGCAGTACAGGCAAAAGTACCAACAACGAAATTGTGATTATGGACGGTCAGTTTTCAGAAATGAAGCTGATTCACCAAATGGTGAAACTGCTCGTGGAGCAGGATACCGAACTCAAGGTCAACATTAAGGATGAAGTATCCGCCGTCAACGGTTTTAACGAGCTGGTGAAAGGCAACTGCGACCTGATGAACAGCTACGACGGAACCTTGCTCACCACCTATCTGAAACTGGATACCAAAGATATTCCCGAGGGCAAAACACTGTATGACTTTGCAAACGAAACCGCGCTGAAGGAGAAGAAGGTTTATCTGCTGGATAAGCTTGGAATCAACAACACATATGCTATTGCCGTTCCTCAGAAAGTAGCGGATGAATATAAGCTCAATAACGTCAGCGACCTTGTGCCGATTGCAAACAAGCTGGTATTCGGCGCCGAGCATGAGTTTTTCAGCGAAGAGGGCAGCATGAAATACAATCCGTTTGTAAAATTCTACGGACTGAACTTTAAAGACAGCAAGCCGGTGGATCTTGGGCTGAAGTATTCCGCGGTGGAAAACGGCAACTTTGATGTGACCGAGGTGTATGCCACCGACGGACTGAACAAGAAGGCAAATCTCAAAGTGCTGAAGGATGATAAAAACTTTTTCCCGGAATATAACGGCGCACTGCTCGTAAGGTCGGATTTGTTCGAACGTTTTGAGAAAACAGCCCCCAACCTGAAAGAAACCCTGAATAAACTCGGCGGAATCTTTGACAACGAAACCATGGTCGATTTGACGTACAAGGTTGACGTGGACGGAAAAACACCGCAGGAGGTCGCGCAAAAATTTCTTAAGGAAAAAGGGTTGCTCAAATAAAAATCTGCATGTGAAAAGGACGTTGTCCCCTCTTGTGACGGGATAACGTCCTTTTGTTTACTGTTTTGGTTCTGTATCAGTCCGCATCCGGGTAAAGGAAACACTTGACCCGCTCCTGACAGTTGTCCTCGCCGCAGAAATAAAGAACATCGTGTTTAAGAAGAATCGCGTAGGGGCCGGGCGACATCATCAGCGTACTTTCTCTTTTAATGCCGATAATGGTTGCGGCGGTATGATGCCAGAAATTAATTTCGGAAATGGATTTGTTAAGAAGCGGGGTTTGATCGGTAATTTCGATTTCAAAAGGGATAAACGGGTTAATGGACTGGAAACGCTCCGTTCGGTCCATGATGCTGGAAATCGATTTCAGCAGAAATTTCGTCTCTTTTTTCTGCCGCTCAATGCTGCTTAGAATATCTTTTTTTAAATCGTTGAGTGACTGAATGTCGTTATACTGATGAACAAATTTAACGGCATTGTCATACGATCTTATGACGACGCCGCTGCCCTTTGTCACATCGACAATTTCCAAATCGGACAATACGCAGATCGCGCGTCTTGCCGTTTCGGAAGAAACGCTGTACTGGCTCGCAAGAGCTGACCGCGCGTAAATTTTTTCGCCTATACGGTACCGGTTGTCTACAATTTTTGCCGCAATATCGGCAGCGATCTGCTGATAGACCGGTGCCGTAACTTTAATTGTTTCTTCCATATGCGTCCCCTTATCTGCTGCGAAAATCTGCGTGTTCCTGACGGTTGAAAAGCACTTCCGTTTTCACACGGAGGTGCTTTTTCATATAATCATATAGTATCACAATCATACAGAAACAACAACCGGAAAATCAAAGAACGCTGGAACAAATTCCGGCCTGACGGCGGCCCGTTTCCAGCAGCCCGATGCAGCAGCGCATGCGCTGGCAGGCGTCCTCATACGCACCGGCGTCCCTTTCAAGCAGAATGCGCGCAAGGGCTTTCTGCTGGCAGAACATGGAGGGTGCGCGCTCTGTGGACAAAAGCTGCTCACCGTTTTCCCGCGTATGAAGCCGGATGGTGTCCAGAGAAGTAGGGTTTTCGATGGTGACGGTGC of the uncultured Caproiciproducens sp. genome contains:
- a CDS encoding GntR family transcriptional regulator, which codes for MEETIKVTAPVYQQIAADIAAKIVDNRYRIGEKIYARSALASQYSVSSETARRAICVLSDLEIVDVTKGSGVVIRSYDNAVKFVHQYNDIQSLNDLKKDILSSIERQKKETKFLLKSISSIMDRTERFQSINPFIPFEIEITDQTPLLNKSISEINFWHHTAATIIGIKRESTLMMSPGPYAILLKHDVLYFCGEDNCQERVKCFLYPDAD